In Primulina huaijiensis isolate GDHJ02 chromosome 6, ASM1229523v2, whole genome shotgun sequence, a single window of DNA contains:
- the LOC140979366 gene encoding uncharacterized protein — MEKTRSEGDLKQEEDQQQPVPRRLMAPVNHQEHPIPPPKKCPRCDSGNTKFCYYNNYSLSQPRYFCKSCRRYWTHGGALRNVPVGGGFRKNKRPKPSYAAASSGEPPRTESSSPAITTHNPTGMISGQSIMPFPPAIPPMSSFYSGGPFLSSLAAMQSFVQRPMIGTSQGGAAVNLASSSRFGGGGPSGGFGNAAPLPGIYLPSLKSQVPQQFNAQNEFYRSQQSLVNPSNPVLNSWTQTVINSKAANLSSANPSFWAGSTGDITGDHTVGTSMNPNPWFDNDLPGYDPSQ, encoded by the coding sequence ATGGAGAAAACCAGGAGTGAAGGGGATTTGAAGCAGGAAGAAGATCAGCAGCAGCCAGTTCCCAGGCGGCTTATGGCGCCAGTGAACCACCAAGAACACCCAATTCCGCCGCCCAAGAAATGCCCTCGGTGTGACTCAGGTAACACCAAGTTTTGTTATTACAACAATTACAGCCTCTCGCAGCCCCGATATTTCTGCAAATCTTGCCGGAGGTACTGGACACACGGCGGAGCACTGAGGAATGTACCCGTCGGCGGTGGTTTCCGGAAGAACAAGCGCCCGAAGCCCTCGTACGCGGCTGCGAGCAGCGGTGAGCCTCCGAGAACCGAATCTTCATCGCCAGCTATAACGACCCATAATCCTACGGGTATGATTTCGGGTCAATCCATCATGCCTTTCCCTCCGGCAATTCCACCCATGAGTTCTTTCTACTCCGGAGGTCCGTTCTTGTCATCTTTGGCTGCCATGCAATCTTTTGTGCAGCGGCCAATGATCGGAACCAGTCAAGGCGGCGCGGCAGTGAATTTGGCTAGCAGCAGCCGATTCGGCGGGGGAGGCCCTTCTGGAGGTTTCGGAAATGCTGCGCCTCTTCCAGGGATTTATCTTCCATCCTTGAAATCGCAGGTGCCGCAACAATTTAATGCGCAAAATGAATTTTATCGATCGCAACAAAGCTTGGTCAATCCTTCAAACCCTGTGCTGAATTCTTGGACCCAAACTGTCATTAACAGCAAAGCCGCCAATTTATCATCAGCGAACCCCAGTTTCTGGGCTGGCAGTACTGGCGACATCACCGGAGATCATACCGTCGGTACTTCCATGAATCCAAATCCTTGGTTTGATAATGATCTTCCAGGATATGATCCATCTCAATAA
- the LOC140978186 gene encoding squamosa promoter-binding protein 1-like yields METNRDEGKRMIKVPGYDEDGEEEREAGEDNKKKRGSSSSGRKASSSEGSAQKTCQVEDCTVDMTNAKPYHRRHKVCEFHAKAPVVLIFGLHQRFCQQCSRFHELSEFDEAKRSCRRRLAGHNERRRKSSSDSH; encoded by the exons ATGGAAACAAACAGAGATGAAGGAAAGAGGATGATCAAAGTACCCGGATATGACGAGGATGGTGaagaagaaagagaagccggcgAGGATAACAAGAAAAAACGAGGTTCGAGTTCATCAGGAAGAAAGGCATCGAGCTCGGAAGGATCAGCACAGAAGACTTGTCAGGTGGAAGACTGCACTGTTGACATGACTAATGCCAAGCCCTACCATCGCCGgcataaagtttgtgaatttcatgCCAAGGCTCCAGTAGTTCTTATTTTTGGGCTCCATCAACGATTCTGCCAGCAGTGCAGCAG GTTCCATGAGTTGTCGGAGTTTGATGAAGCTAAAAGAAGTTGCCGCAGGCGTTTAGCAGGACATAATGAGCGCCGCCGCAAGAGCTCATCAGATTCCCACTGA